A genomic segment from Bacteroidota bacterium encodes:
- a CDS encoding PD40 domain-containing protein — protein MKLNRIIFYIVFLMPAFTMAQVITKETVRGNAKEFYERGDNSYAFGKLEQADSLLRLAVQEKPTFIDAWLLIGQINLEYLNQYEKAFQAYQTVKTLQANYLSDVDFQLAKCHFNMSDYAQAKELLNTYLQTPKIPAQNKIMADKMLLDCGFAAEAIKHPLDFKPVNLGPGVNTSNDESMPSLTADEAYLYFTRHTGSGRYQDEDLYVSKNEHGIFSQANPISAINTENYVEGAQSISPSGKYLFFTSADRKDGEGRADIYMTRKTGETWERANNMGPPINSPGWDAQPCISSDGRTLYFASVRAGGQGGSDIYVSHYENKTGWSQPENLGESINIMFDEMRSFIHPDGQTLYFSSNGWPGMGNFDIFMSRKQADGTCGQPVNLGYPINTAGDELGIHITTDGSRAYYASEQKDSYGQKDLYSFELSSDFRPSFTSYIRGNVFDDESREPVSANIQIYDLETGNLYTTLSSDKVNGTFLSTLPAGKDYAVEVLKDGYLFYSHNISLKNVKGGKPFDVDIPLLKIKVGQVVVLNNIFFEPEKYELKPESKTEMGVMIKLLEKNPELKIEISGHTDNSGIEEKNKTLSQNRAKQVFEYLVSKGVEASRISYKGYASSRPIASNSTAEGKAKNRRTEFIVVAI, from the coding sequence ATGAAGTTGAACCGAATAATTTTTTATATCGTATTTCTTATGCCTGCTTTCACCATGGCTCAGGTGATTACAAAGGAAACCGTGCGAGGAAACGCAAAAGAATTTTATGAGAGGGGCGATAACAGCTATGCCTTTGGCAAACTCGAACAGGCCGACTCCTTGTTGCGCCTTGCGGTTCAAGAGAAACCTACATTCATAGACGCCTGGTTGCTGATAGGTCAAATAAATTTGGAGTATCTGAATCAATATGAAAAAGCCTTTCAAGCATACCAAACGGTTAAGACTTTACAGGCAAACTATCTAAGTGATGTGGACTTTCAACTTGCTAAATGCCATTTCAATATGAGCGATTATGCACAGGCAAAAGAATTGCTAAATACCTATTTACAAACACCAAAAATTCCGGCTCAAAACAAAATCATGGCTGACAAAATGTTGTTGGATTGTGGTTTCGCCGCCGAAGCGATAAAGCACCCTTTGGATTTTAAACCTGTGAACCTTGGACCCGGCGTCAATACATCAAACGATGAAAGTATGCCTTCGCTCACCGCCGACGAAGCGTATCTGTATTTCACCCGCCATACCGGTTCAGGAAGATATCAAGATGAAGATTTGTATGTTTCGAAGAATGAACATGGAATATTTTCTCAGGCCAATCCAATATCCGCCATTAACACTGAAAACTATGTAGAAGGCGCACAGAGTATTTCTCCCAGTGGCAAATACCTGTTCTTTACCAGTGCAGATCGCAAAGATGGAGAAGGCAGAGCCGATATCTATATGACCCGAAAGACCGGTGAGACTTGGGAGCGCGCTAACAATATGGGTCCGCCGATCAACAGCCCCGGCTGGGATGCCCAGCCCTGCATCAGTTCCGATGGAAGAACATTATATTTTGCCTCTGTGCGCGCAGGTGGACAAGGAGGAAGCGATATATATGTAAGCCATTATGAAAACAAAACTGGTTGGAGCCAACCCGAGAATCTGGGGGAATCAATCAATATCATGTTCGATGAAATGCGTTCTTTTATTCATCCCGATGGTCAAACGCTCTATTTCTCTTCTAATGGCTGGCCTGGCATGGGAAACTTCGATATTTTTATGAGTCGAAAACAAGCTGATGGTACTTGTGGTCAACCGGTAAATTTGGGCTATCCGATTAATACAGCAGGCGATGAACTGGGTATTCATATTACTACGGACGGCAGCAGGGCGTACTATGCCTCGGAACAAAAAGACAGTTATGGGCAAAAAGACCTATACAGCTTTGAACTTTCCAGTGACTTCCGCCCGAGCTTTACCTCTTACATTCGTGGCAACGTATTCGATGATGAAAGCAGAGAACCAGTGTCAGCCAATATACAGATTTATGACCTTGAAACCGGAAACTTGTATACTACTCTATCCTCCGATAAGGTGAACGGAACTTTTCTCTCCACCCTTCCTGCCGGAAAAGATTATGCAGTGGAAGTGCTGAAAGACGGCTATCTTTTCTATTCACACAATATTTCCTTGAAAAATGTGAAGGGAGGAAAACCCTTTGATGTGGATATACCACTGCTGAAAATTAAAGTGGGCCAAGTGGTAGTGCTAAACAATATCTTCTTTGAACCTGAAAAATATGAATTGAAACCTGAATCGAAAACCGAAATGGGAGTCATGATTAAATTATTGGAGAAAAATCCAGAATTGAAAATTGAAATCAGCGGTCATACCGATAATAGCGGCATAGAAGAAAAGAACAAAACACTGTCGCAGAACCGGGCCAAGCAAGTATTTGAATATCTGGTCAGCAAAGGCGTTGAGGCATCGCGAATTAGCTACAAAGGCTATGCCTCATCACGTCCCATTGCGTCTAATTCAACAGCAGAAGGCAA
- a CDS encoding ribonuclease H-like domain-containing protein: protein MPDQLNLFGAATSKLNLKRPLAFFDIESTGVDFAKDRIVEISILLLNPDGSKSSKTIRINPTIPIPIEASKIHGIYDEDIITCPTFKEAAKEIFDLMDPADLAGFNSNRFDVPMLMEEFIRAGFSFSIDNRALIDVHRIYTHFEKRTLEAAYQFYCEKNLDNAHSAEADTTATYEVFLAQLERYNTELKPDIQFLHDFSNEERFIDSGRRFIFSGGKAVFNFGKYKGRPVVDVLKTDPGYYSWIMQGDFAQHTKQKLTEIKERMKKA from the coding sequence ATGCCTGACCAACTAAATCTTTTCGGCGCTGCCACTTCGAAGCTAAACCTGAAGCGACCATTAGCTTTTTTTGATATTGAGTCCACAGGAGTTGACTTTGCCAAGGACCGCATAGTGGAAATCAGTATTTTGTTATTGAACCCCGATGGAAGTAAATCCAGCAAAACAATTAGGATTAATCCTACAATTCCCATTCCAATCGAAGCTTCTAAAATTCACGGGATATACGATGAAGACATTATCACTTGTCCAACTTTTAAGGAGGCCGCAAAAGAAATTTTTGACCTGATGGACCCAGCAGACCTTGCAGGATTCAATTCCAACCGGTTCGACGTTCCAATGCTGATGGAAGAATTCATTCGGGCTGGGTTTAGTTTTAGTATTGATAACCGAGCATTAATTGATGTCCATCGAATATACACCCATTTTGAAAAACGTACGCTCGAAGCAGCCTACCAGTTTTACTGCGAAAAAAATCTAGATAATGCTCATAGCGCTGAAGCAGATACAACTGCTACTTATGAAGTATTTTTAGCGCAACTTGAACGATATAATACCGAGCTAAAACCAGATATACAGTTTCTTCATGACTTTTCCAATGAGGAACGCTTTATTGACAGTGGAAGACGGTTTATTTTTTCAGGAGGAAAAGCGGTTTTTAATTTTGGCAAATACAAGGGAAGACCTGTCGTGGATGTTTTGAAAACTGATCCGGGATATTATAGCTGGATAATGCAGGGAGACTTTGCTCAACACACCAAACAAAAACTGACAGAGATAAAAGAGCGAATGAAAAAAGCCTAA
- a CDS encoding 7-carboxy-7-deazaguanine synthase QueE, producing MEHFYTIQGEGFYQGKAAYFVRLGGCDIGCSWCDVKESWLSEKHPLWTVEEIINEVTRSGSQICVITGGEPMMYDLTELTSQLQANQIRAHLETSGAYPISGNWDWICMSPKRFKLPLEKCLNVADELKVIVAHRNDLRFGEEHARKVNKDCKLFFQPEWSVEKEMLPIIVEYVKQHQVWEISLQIHKYMLVP from the coding sequence ATGGAGCACTTCTACACCATTCAGGGGGAGGGTTTTTATCAGGGGAAAGCAGCGTATTTCGTGCGACTAGGCGGCTGTGATATAGGCTGCTCCTGGTGTGATGTAAAGGAAAGCTGGCTTTCCGAAAAGCATCCACTTTGGACTGTAGAAGAGATCATCAATGAAGTGACGCGTTCCGGCTCACAAATATGTGTGATCACCGGTGGGGAACCCATGATGTATGATTTAACAGAATTGACAAGCCAACTTCAAGCCAATCAAATTAGAGCTCATCTGGAAACTTCAGGTGCTTATCCAATTAGTGGTAACTGGGACTGGATTTGTATGTCACCTAAAAGATTCAAATTGCCATTAGAAAAATGCTTGAATGTTGCAGATGAACTGAAAGTAATTGTAGCTCACCGAAATGATTTGCGTTTCGGCGAAGAACATGCAAGAAAAGTAAACAAAGATTGCAAGCTTTTTTTTCAGCCGGAGTGGAGTGTTGAAAAGGAAATGTTGCCAATAATCGTTGAATATGTGAAACAACATCAAGTTTGGGAAATATCTTTGCAGATACATAAATACATGTTGGTGCCTTAA